In Wenyingzhuangia fucanilytica, the following are encoded in one genomic region:
- a CDS encoding 2OG-Fe(II) oxygenase, whose translation MYEKYISKEYADLEQTVDRFREEYKNAWPYPSISFKNFFNPEFLDKVLSDFPDLSEGSHLKMKHENSDKLASSGVERFGPYVTEFVNFLNSEPFLIFLKKLASIERDLINDPYFYGGGLHQIKKGGYLRIHADFNVHDSLLLDRRLNLLVYLNKEWKEEYGGHFELWDDKMEKCQKKILPEFNTLALFSTTSTSYHGHPDPLNCPEDMSRKSLALYYYTNGRPEEEVLEGLEKHSTLYQKREIDKKNEVVKKDTVVKEKKSWFKKVFGTS comes from the coding sequence ATGTATGAAAAATATATTAGCAAAGAGTATGCTGATCTTGAGCAAACAGTAGATAGATTTAGAGAAGAATATAAAAATGCATGGCCTTACCCAAGTATTAGTTTTAAAAACTTTTTTAATCCAGAGTTCCTAGATAAAGTCTTATCAGACTTTCCTGATTTATCAGAAGGATCCCATTTGAAAATGAAACATGAGAACTCTGATAAATTAGCATCAAGTGGTGTAGAAAGATTTGGACCTTATGTAACAGAGTTTGTTAATTTTTTAAATTCAGAACCTTTTTTAATTTTCTTAAAAAAATTAGCAAGTATAGAAAGAGATTTAATTAATGACCCTTATTTTTATGGAGGGGGGTTACATCAAATAAAAAAAGGTGGATATTTAAGAATTCATGCAGACTTTAATGTGCATGATTCACTTTTACTTGATAGACGATTAAACTTATTAGTTTATTTAAATAAAGAGTGGAAAGAAGAATATGGAGGTCATTTTGAGCTTTGGGATGATAAAATGGAAAAATGTCAGAAAAAAATATTACCAGAATTTAATACATTGGCTCTTTTTTCTACCACAAGTACTTCATATCATGGTCATCCAGATCCTTTAAATTGTCCTGAAGACATGAGTAGAAAATCATTAGCATTGTATTATTATACTAATGGGAGACCTGAAGAAGAGGTTCTTGAAGGACTAGAAAAACATTCTACCTTATATCAAAAGAGAGAAATTGATAAAAAGAATGAAGTAGTAAAAAAAGATACTGTTGTAAAAGAGAAAAAATCTTGGTTTAAAAAAGTTTTTGGAACTTCATAA
- a CDS encoding ATP-dependent Clp protease adaptor ClpS, which yields MSTIEKTLESIDVLEQLIKDYEIILYNDDVNSFDFVIDALIDVCEHEPLQAEQCTMLVHYKGKCAVKTGSYEELKPKCSKLLELGLSAEIK from the coding sequence ATGAGCACAATAGAAAAAACTTTAGAAAGCATTGATGTCCTTGAGCAATTAATTAAGGACTATGAAATTATTTTATACAACGATGATGTAAACTCGTTTGACTTTGTGATTGATGCCTTGATAGATGTATGTGAACACGAACCATTACAGGCAGAACAATGCACCATGTTGGTACATTACAAAGGTAAATGCGCTGTAAAAACTGGAAGCTACGAGGAATTAAAACCTAAGTGTTCTAAGTTATTAGAGTTAGGATTATCTGCAGAAATAAAGTAA
- the prmA gene encoding 50S ribosomal protein L11 methyltransferase has protein sequence MNYTGYTFTITPLQPATEILIAELGELGFESFEETETGLKAYIQTNDWHEDILDDVFALQSEEFNISYTYQEIEQVNWNLEWEKNFEPIHVDNKVSVIAPFHQKTGMDYEIIIEPKMSFGTGHHETTHLMIKHLLELDLADKSVLDMGTGTGILAIFAEMKGAKPIDAIDIDEWCYINTEENVAKNNCKHISAYQGDASMLVDQKYDVIIANINRNILLNDMDIYNKCLNDGGKLLLSGFYTQDIPFLEERTKDLGLTIQKTYTKNNWVGLQLDK, from the coding sequence ATGAATTACACAGGTTACACTTTTACCATTACGCCATTACAACCCGCTACCGAAATTTTAATTGCCGAATTGGGTGAATTAGGTTTTGAAAGTTTTGAAGAAACTGAAACAGGATTAAAGGCTTATATCCAAACCAATGATTGGCACGAAGATATTTTAGATGATGTTTTTGCTTTACAATCCGAAGAGTTTAACATTTCTTACACTTATCAAGAAATTGAACAAGTAAATTGGAATTTAGAATGGGAAAAGAATTTTGAACCTATTCATGTTGATAATAAAGTAAGTGTCATAGCTCCTTTTCACCAAAAAACAGGAATGGACTATGAAATTATTATTGAACCTAAAATGAGTTTTGGTACTGGTCATCACGAAACTACTCATTTAATGATTAAACATTTATTAGAGTTAGATTTAGCTGATAAAAGTGTTTTAGATATGGGAACTGGAACTGGAATTTTAGCCATTTTTGCTGAAATGAAAGGAGCCAAACCTATTGATGCCATTGATATTGATGAGTGGTGTTATATCAATACCGAAGAAAACGTAGCTAAAAACAACTGTAAACACATTTCTGCTTATCAAGGTGATGCTTCTATGTTGGTAGATCAAAAATACGATGTAATTATTGCCAACATCAACAGAAATATTTTGTTGAATGACATGGATATATATAACAAGTGTTTAAATGATGGTGGAAAATTATTATTAAGTGGATTTTACACACAAGATATTCCCTTTCTTGAAGAAAGAACCAAGGATTTAGGATTGACCATTCAAAAAACTTATACCAAAAATAACTGGGTAGGTTTACAATTAGATAAATAA
- a CDS encoding DsbA family oxidoreductase, with the protein MKEKLKIDIVSDVVCPWCTIGYKRLEKAILELGIKDKVEIEWQPFELNPNMPVEGQNLIEHISEKYGSSLEDQKQSKLQMIEAGEALDFTFDYFYEMRIVNTFEAHVLLEYARGFGKQTDLKMCLTTAFFSERKNVSKREILRQALLEVGLNDIEGMALLDNEEVRAEVRKKQEYWKNLGVNSVPTVVFNRKSAVTGAQPVKTFKEILSSLLE; encoded by the coding sequence ATGAAAGAAAAATTAAAAATAGATATTGTTTCTGATGTGGTTTGTCCTTGGTGTACTATTGGATATAAGCGATTAGAGAAAGCCATTTTAGAGTTAGGAATTAAAGATAAAGTTGAAATTGAGTGGCAACCTTTTGAATTAAACCCTAATATGCCTGTTGAGGGACAGAATTTAATTGAGCATATTAGTGAAAAATATGGTTCCTCGTTAGAAGATCAAAAACAGTCAAAATTACAAATGATAGAAGCTGGAGAAGCCCTTGACTTTACTTTTGATTATTTTTATGAAATGCGTATTGTAAATACATTTGAAGCACATGTTTTACTAGAATATGCCAGAGGTTTTGGTAAACAAACAGATTTAAAAATGTGTTTAACCACTGCTTTTTTTAGTGAAAGAAAAAATGTTTCTAAAAGAGAAATTTTAAGACAGGCTTTGTTGGAGGTTGGTTTAAATGATATAGAAGGAATGGCTTTATTAGATAACGAAGAAGTACGAGCAGAAGTAAGAAAAAAGCAAGAGTATTGGAAAAATTTAGGAGTAAACTCTGTACCTACTGTTGTTTTTAATAGAAAAAGTGCTGTTACAGGGGCACAACCCGTTAAAACGTTTAAAGAAATATTATCTAGTTTATTGGAATAA
- the tpiA gene encoding triose-phosphate isomerase: MRSKIVAGNWKMNNNVAESKALAEGLVSELKGVSLENTRVIVSPTFVNLTTVLAATEGSAVEVAAQNMHQETNGAYTGEVSADMLTSTGIKTVILGHSERREYFGEDEALLAKKTDAALAKGLEVIYCFGEVKEEREANTQEEVVAKQISGALFHLDAAAWSNIVLAYEPVWAIGTGLTASADQAQEMHAFIRGFVADKYGAEVAENVSILYGGSCKPSNAVEIFSKPDVDGGLIGGASLVAADFAAVVKAI, from the coding sequence ATGAGAAGTAAAATTGTAGCAGGTAACTGGAAAATGAATAATAACGTTGCCGAATCTAAAGCTTTAGCAGAAGGATTAGTAAGCGAATTAAAAGGTGTTTCTTTAGAAAACACAAGAGTTATTGTTTCACCTACATTTGTAAACTTAACTACTGTATTAGCTGCAACTGAAGGTTCTGCTGTAGAAGTTGCTGCTCAAAACATGCACCAAGAAACTAACGGAGCATATACAGGAGAAGTTTCTGCTGATATGTTAACTAGCACTGGTATTAAAACTGTTATTTTAGGTCACTCTGAAAGAAGAGAATACTTTGGTGAAGACGAAGCTTTATTAGCTAAAAAAACTGATGCTGCTTTAGCAAAAGGATTAGAAGTAATTTACTGTTTTGGTGAAGTAAAAGAAGAAAGAGAAGCAAACACTCAAGAAGAAGTTGTTGCTAAGCAAATTTCTGGAGCTTTATTCCATTTAGATGCTGCTGCATGGTCTAACATTGTATTGGCTTACGAACCAGTTTGGGCTATTGGAACAGGATTAACTGCTTCTGCAGATCAAGCTCAAGAAATGCACGCATTTATCCGTGGGTTTGTTGCTGATAAATACGGAGCTGAAGTTGCAGAAAACGTATCTATTTTATACGGAGGTTCTTGTAAACCATCTAACGCTGTAGAAATTTTCTCTAAGCCAGATGTGGATGGTGGATTAATTGGTGGTGCTTCTTTAGTAGCTGCTGATTTTGCTGCTGTAGTTAAAGCAATCTAA
- a CDS encoding TlpA family protein disulfide reductase — MKKLSLILISFLFFTCKSPEKKEFSTEVLAAPIITFSGDNITFKNLIDHHLGKTTVIDVWASWCSDCIKGLPKLKTLQKKYPKANYVFISLDKNQTAWKNGINRFSIKGNHYYVEGGWKSIFAKNIDLDWIPRYIVIDENGKVLVYRAIEADDSRVINVLEN; from the coding sequence ATGAAAAAACTTTCTCTAATTTTAATAAGCTTTCTCTTTTTTACCTGTAAATCTCCAGAAAAAAAGGAATTTAGTACAGAAGTATTAGCGGCTCCAATCATTACCTTTTCTGGTGACAACATTACTTTTAAAAATTTAATAGACCATCACCTAGGTAAAACAACTGTTATAGATGTATGGGCATCGTGGTGTAGCGACTGTATAAAAGGGCTTCCAAAACTAAAAACTTTGCAGAAAAAATACCCAAAAGCTAACTATGTATTTATATCTTTGGACAAGAATCAAACTGCTTGGAAAAACGGTATCAATCGTTTTAGTATAAAAGGAAATCATTACTATGTAGAAGGAGGTTGGAAAAGTATATTTGCTAAAAATATAGACCTTGATTGGATTCCAAGATACATTGTAATTGATGAAAATGGAAAAGTATTGGTTTACAGAGCCATTGAGGCAGATGATTCTAGAGTAATAAACGTATTAGAAAACTAA
- a CDS encoding ABC transporter permease: protein MISFLIKNIFKGFISLFGVATLLFFLFNLLGDPSRMLLDQREDLEQLENIKIKYGLNLPLHKQYINYLNDLSPISFHSNNVDDYTFLPEKKPRITFINTDSFIGVLKFPNLRNSFQKNDKEVSSILTETLPNTLLLAVLAISIAFIIGLFLGITSALQVNTFLDKCIMVISTLGMSLPSFFSAILFAWLFGFVLHKYTGLGMTGNIIEVDDFGEGTKIVWKNAILPSVVLGIRPLAVIVQLTRNSLLDILSKDYIRTAKSKGLSTYVIIKKHALKNALNPVITTLSGWFASLLAGAVFVEYIFNWNGLGKEIVNALNSSDLPVISGSILTIAAFFILLNILVDISYSILDPSVELK from the coding sequence TTGATTTCATTTTTAATAAAAAATATATTTAAAGGATTTATCAGTTTGTTTGGAGTAGCAACATTGCTTTTCTTTTTATTTAATTTATTGGGTGATCCTTCTAGAATGTTATTAGATCAAAGAGAAGATCTGGAGCAATTAGAAAACATCAAAATTAAATACGGATTAAATTTACCCTTACACAAACAATACATCAATTACCTTAATGATTTATCTCCTATATCTTTTCACAGTAACAATGTTGATGATTATACTTTTTTACCAGAAAAAAAACCGAGAATTACTTTTATAAATACTGATAGTTTTATTGGGGTTTTAAAATTCCCAAACCTTAGAAATTCTTTTCAAAAAAATGACAAAGAAGTTAGTAGTATTTTAACAGAAACACTACCTAACACTTTATTATTAGCTGTTTTGGCCATTAGTATTGCATTTATAATTGGTTTGTTTTTAGGAATTACATCAGCCTTACAAGTCAATACTTTTTTAGATAAATGTATCATGGTTATTAGTACATTAGGAATGAGTTTACCCTCATTTTTCTCCGCAATATTATTTGCCTGGTTATTTGGTTTTGTACTACATAAATACACCGGATTAGGGATGACTGGTAATATTATTGAAGTGGATGATTTTGGTGAAGGAACTAAAATTGTATGGAAAAACGCCATTTTGCCAAGTGTGGTTTTAGGAATTAGACCTTTGGCAGTCATTGTTCAGTTAACCAGAAACTCTTTGTTAGATATTTTAAGTAAGGATTATATTAGAACAGCAAAATCTAAAGGATTATCTACTTATGTTATTATTAAAAAGCATGCATTAAAAAATGCTTTAAACCCTGTAATTACAACTCTTTCTGGTTGGTTTGCATCTTTATTAGCTGGAGCAGTTTTTGTTGAATATATTTTTAATTGGAACGGTTTGGGAAAAGAAATTGTAAACGCTTTAAATTCTTCCGACTTACCTGTTATATCTGGAAGTATATTAACCATAGCTGCATTTTTTATCCTCCTAAATATTTTGGTAGATATTTCTTACAGTATTCTAGATCCTAGTGTTGAATTAAAATAA
- a CDS encoding Gfo/Idh/MocA family oxidoreductase has translation MSKIIKTGLLSFGLSGKVFHAPFVNEHKGFELTAVVERSKKVIKDLYPTVISYNNIDEILADSNIDLIIVNTPNNTHYNFAVKALQAKKHVLMEKPFAITSKEAKELYNIAVENNCSILAYQNRRFDSDYLSVKKVLESGDLGDVVEAHIRFDRYKTEIGPKVAKETASIPGSGITYDLGSHIVDAAISLFGNPISWHKKKGYYRENTQVDDFMSASIEFPNNVHVQVTTSMLVPNPQPAFVIHGTKGTYVKQRINLQEEQLMQGMQITDENYGIEPKGNEGTLTIAVNAMEKKIVKITSEPATYMHIFEAVYQTIINGKQYPITKAQIIKQLEILED, from the coding sequence ATGTCAAAAATTATCAAAACAGGGTTGTTGTCTTTTGGACTATCAGGAAAAGTTTTTCATGCACCTTTTGTTAATGAACATAAAGGTTTTGAATTAACCGCAGTGGTAGAAAGAAGCAAAAAAGTAATTAAAGATTTGTATCCAACTGTTATTAGTTACAATAATATTGATGAAATATTAGCGGATAGTAATATTGATTTAATTATTGTGAACACCCCAAATAATACCCATTACAATTTTGCTGTAAAAGCATTACAGGCTAAAAAACATGTGTTGATGGAAAAGCCTTTTGCAATAACATCTAAAGAAGCAAAAGAATTGTACAACATAGCAGTAGAAAATAATTGTAGCATACTTGCTTATCAAAACAGGAGGTTTGACAGTGATTATTTATCTGTAAAAAAAGTTTTGGAGTCGGGAGATTTGGGTGATGTAGTAGAAGCTCACATAAGGTTTGATAGATATAAAACCGAAATTGGTCCTAAAGTAGCTAAAGAAACTGCCAGCATTCCAGGTAGTGGAATTACTTATGATTTGGGTTCTCATATTGTAGATGCAGCCATTTCCTTATTTGGAAATCCTATAAGTTGGCATAAAAAGAAAGGTTATTATAGAGAAAATACTCAGGTTGATGATTTTATGAGTGCCTCCATAGAGTTTCCTAATAATGTTCATGTTCAGGTAACTACAAGTATGCTGGTGCCAAATCCTCAACCCGCTTTTGTGATTCACGGAACCAAAGGAACTTATGTAAAGCAAAGAATTAATTTACAAGAAGAGCAGTTGATGCAAGGAATGCAAATTACTGATGAGAATTATGGAATTGAACCTAAGGGAAATGAAGGAACTTTAACAATTGCTGTAAATGCTATGGAGAAAAAAATAGTTAAAATTACATCTGAGCCAGCAACTTATATGCACATTTTTGAAGCTGTTTATCAAACCATTATTAATGGAAAACAATATCCTATTACCAAAGCACAAATCATAAAACAATTAGAGATATTAGAGGACTAA